A region of the Bombus pyrosoma isolate SC7728 linkage group LG15, ASM1482585v1, whole genome shotgun sequence genome:
tcttccttcgttcATATTATATCCATGGTGCGACGTCTTTCGTAGTTTTCTGTCTTAAAAACGCGCGTCCTTACACATCCTGCGGTTTCTACTGCGGTAAATACTTGTAGAATACCGCTTCTcttattattctttctctctgttttaGAATTTATCATTGCAAGCCATCACATAATCTATGTACATAGTTTATCATTacataatttgatattaaaatgttgGAATTAATTCAAAAGCAATTGGACTCGATACAATTAATACTCccattataaaaaataatgagaaattGTAACAGAATggatataacaaaatttggaatttaatattaaattgaaaattcataaatttacatGTGTATAAGAAGAATATCTTACAATTAATGGTatcaaaataaacaatattaaaattaaaggaatttCTTTGTTCAAGCTACTAAACGTAGACCTTATAGATGCTAATATTGAACAATACATCTTGAAATTCATCTgatcaataatataaatcgtcaatttcaataatttcttgtaCCTTCGTTTTTTCAGTTCCagaaagagaattaaaaaagatacaacagtatggaaaaattatcgattacGAAAGAAAACGCATCGCGAGTGTTAAAAGTGATACCAAGAAGAGCGTGGACGCAGCTGCATCGCGATGTCGGCACTTTGATGCCGCATAAACGACGTCCATTGAACAATCGGGAAACATCGTCCCAACTGTGAATACCAGTCGCCACGACACGACTTTGAATTAGCATGTTTGACGGCCGAGCAACCCTTTGCCCAAGAATAGTTGACGAAACGTGGCGTGCAAATTTAACAACGGCACGTCTCTTTTCaaagtttcttctttgacgcctttgcaaaaataaaaccGCGTGAAAATACGCGACGAATCGATCATCGTGTCgatgattttaaaatttcgcgaTAGGAGTAGCGGAAAATTTGCGGGTAGCCTAAGGAATTaagtatttacaaaatatacacatattcaTAATCATTTGGACTGTACAATTGAAATTGTTGTACTTGGAATATAACGCAggatttaatataatttctggaaatgagaatttttcaatttcagtttttaaatttttgattcttcgaatctttaaattttgcaccgttgaatttttaaattttgcagATAGGTTAAATAAAACttcgtatattttactttgtcaagaagattaatttatttaataataatagatttgTCAAAGATTAATTCATTCGATACACTTGTTACAGTATCTGAggatttctttattttacattaattttctcattttatagTTCCTCTACATAAACTTGCttctaataattaacaaaagtaACGTATCTCGATGCgttcaatatattttgaacAGTAAGAGATTAAAATGTACTTCGTGCCTCTTCTCTATATAAGATTCTTTAGTCGTTCACGGGAAATCACGAAATTTGTTACGCGACAACCCTCCACGTCCCTAATTTTCACGGAACCTCTAGGTAGAAATACATACAGGCAGGATTTACTGTTTAGCTACCGTGGAAAACCATGGCGAATTTATAGagtgtttttctttatttcgatgATACCTGGTCGGCTGTCGTCCCACATTATGCCAATGACAAAGCGTTACTAAATACGTGgacatacatatatctctatctttaatacaaattaaaatacatcgaCACTCTCTTTTCTGtcattaattcaaatatatacaacTTCAAACTGTTTCTTTTGTCAATTACAAATCTTTCtgtcttattttattttatttcttttacaacTCGATTGATATGTAAGATAACTCTGATAATTATACAAGATAGTCATATAAAACGGTCCTCGCTTTCAAAAACATATTACCACTAATGTATACGgaataacaaacaaaaactTTGCAATTTAAACTTAATCCTCACTATgttgaaaacaatttctctCGCCACGAATCTGCATGCGAGTCAATGCGTGAATTACACATTTCCTTGACATAAGTAGAGACGCGAGCTACGTTACCGGGAACTAGCCAACAGAAAGTACTTTACTCGAGAAAAGTCAAAGGTTGACAATAGGGGAACACGAGCCACGCCCAAGTGCCGATGACCGAGCGCGACAAAACGATCCGATTTTGCTCGGGACGCGAAGAAAACAGCGGCAGCTTATGAACAGAGGTAGCAAGGTGTTGGCTAGGGTACAAGCAGCTCTCCTTTTTCCACGAGTAAATTTGACGTTAGCCAAATAAACACATTGAGGCCGGCTACGTTTGAAGTGGTTCCCGTTGACAGGATGACCGTGAACATCGAGCCAATTGTTCCGCCTTGGATAGTCGGCTCCCTTTCAAGATCGGCTCGTTTGCCCtcgtttccttctctctcttccttctccgCCATTTCACCGTCGTTGCCAATGATTGTTGAATGTTCCTTTTGGAAAGATCAGGAATCAAGATCATTCTACGCGCGTTCGTCGGCCTCGAGCACAACGGAACGCTTCAAAGAAATCCGCTtgctattattttcattctccgGCCAAACTTTGCAGTGATTTCAAGACACATTGACGTCAAGAATAATGTTCGTCTTCGACACTCGTCGCGAAATTGTACAATCTCGCTTCGTGTTCACGATGAagcattttttcttcttttcttgttaCAGTGATGGAATTTGATCTTGGTATTAAATCCGCTCTTCCTTCTAGGTCGTTCGTATATTgtacattcttttttaaaaaaagcgGCCGCCGTGTTATAGCTACGTTTATGTTACGGACACTGAAATAAAACCCAattgattatttgaaaaaaagagaggcgGGAATTGCTActgaagaatttaataatccTTTTATAAACATACTTAATATCTTTTCTCTGCCTCATCATTGGCTACAAAAGTCTATTAGATAAAACAACTCTGTACACGTTATACAAAGGTTTCCACGTATAGGAACCTTACCGATATCATATCACCATAAACATCAAAATACACGAAAACGATGATATTCGATCTCTAACACAACCGGAAAccgaaattaaattagattcgCGCAATTTCATAAGTTAAATACAACTTACGATTCACCGTGcgtttttaaatgtatttttaaggTAGTTCtgttaataaaagttttgGAACATACGGGACAAGAATGTGCACGGGACAGGTGGTACTTTAAATGTTCGTTGAGTTGTATGTTCGTTTTAAATAGTTTTTTACAGATATTACACTTGTGCTCTTCCTCACTATCTTTTTCCAAATGAGTTCTAGTATGTTTATCAACTTCACCGACGTTATCAAATTCCATTGAACATACTTTACAACTGAATTTTACAGCTCGAAGAATACCTATTTGGCTACCAGTTAACGGATTAGGTACTGGAAATACATTGTTGGTACTATCACCAATATTACACCTTAgtccctctttctttttatggGAATTTATATGattcctataaaaatatttcttcattagAATCCACGTTAGATATTATAGTGTTTTAttgatatacatttataatcaCAGATGCTACCTGTAGGCTTGTTCATTTCTAAACGTAATGTTACAACTAATACAACGATGTTCTCGTTGAGATATTTGCTGTGTCAAAGATGGTGCAGTCACTTGCAGAATTGTGTTTTGTAATTGTATAGTAGGATGAACGATTAGATAATGTTGCCTCACATCTTCCTTAAGTTCAAACGTTTCTGTACACTGATGACACTTATATGGATGCAATGGATCGGTACTGACATGTAATCTTATATGCTTATCATAAGTCACTTGTGAGCTACATTCAGTTTGGCACATATCACATACAAAATGAGTTTTAGTATGAAGATATAGAGATTGTGAAGATGAGAAAGTTTGATGACacatgttacaaatatttttatccacTTGGTCATCACTTTGTttcattacata
Encoded here:
- the LOC122575648 gene encoding GDNF-inducible zinc finger protein 1 isoform X2 — encoded protein: MLSCKAHGCLSNENTKIDGKDISLFCFPQETDRRNEWFKNCQLNENTESDKMLYLCELHFDKTCFTDSMELIPNAVPTIFTKLDGQRKRKAEDEPRCRSPTIPSIKQKKLDSDSHSPVTSPQSPCNQLENNDKINGEEKMDICSDHEISLNESVDIKPELYQKVTIEKKLYRLTIQIDKIYGKPCPRSKKLKMLAQLTKGSQQFSENMYNINQGNQALEKVRKKEICKEGGCKLKKSIYDSKPAFQCEYCDKYYVMKQSDDQVDKNICNMCHQTFSSSQSLYLHTKTHFVCDMCQTECSSQVTYDKHIRLHVSTDPLHPYKCHQCTETFELKEDVRQHYLIVHPTIQLQNTILQVTAPSLTQQISQREHRCISCNITFRNEQAYRNHINSHKKKEGLRCNIGDSTNNVFPVPNPLTGSQIGILRAVKFSCKVCSMEFDNVGEVDKHTRTHLEKDSEEEHKCNICKKLFKTNIQLNEHLKYHLSRAHSCPVCSKTFINRTTLKIHLKTHGES
- the LOC122575648 gene encoding GDNF-inducible zinc finger protein 1 isoform X1, whose translation is MLSCKAHGCLSNENTKIDGKDISLFCFPQETDRRNEWFKNCQLNENTESDKMLYLCELHFDKTCFTDSMELIPNAVPTIFTKLDEGQRKRKAEDEPRCRSPTIPSIKQKKLDSDSHSPVTSPQSPCNQLENNDKINGEEKMDICSDHEISLNESVDIKPELYQKVTIEKKLYRLTIQIDKIYGKPCPRSKKLKMLAQLTKGSQQFSENMYNINQGNQALEKVRKKEICKEGGCKLKKSIYDSKPAFQCEYCDKYYVMKQSDDQVDKNICNMCHQTFSSSQSLYLHTKTHFVCDMCQTECSSQVTYDKHIRLHVSTDPLHPYKCHQCTETFELKEDVRQHYLIVHPTIQLQNTILQVTAPSLTQQISQREHRCISCNITFRNEQAYRNHINSHKKKEGLRCNIGDSTNNVFPVPNPLTGSQIGILRAVKFSCKVCSMEFDNVGEVDKHTRTHLEKDSEEEHKCNICKKLFKTNIQLNEHLKYHLSRAHSCPVCSKTFINRTTLKIHLKTHGES